The sequence CTACCCCCTGTGCTCATCGTATAGAAAGGACATGGTGGGATTGGTGGACGACAAAGTGTGTAAACGGTGCCCCCCTCGAAGCCTCGAAGCTCTGGAGAAGGAGTGTCTTAAGTATGACACTATTGTAATTAAAGGAGTGCGAATTTTAGACATCAACGCCTTGGCTCCGTTAATAGAGGACCCCTCAACCAATCTCAAAGTCATTCACTTGGTGCGGGACCCACGCGCTGTGGCCAGCTCCAGGATCAGAAGCAAACACGGATTGATCCGAGAGAACCTGCAAGTAGTGCGAAGCAGGAATTCCAAAACCCGGCACTTGGTGATGGAGCCAGTGCACCATCAGGGTGGCAGAAAGGACGCTCAAGACTTCCACTCCATCACAGCAATGGAGGTGATTTGTCAATATAATTTCCAGACTCTCAAAATGGCACTCAGCCCTCCTAGTTGGTTCAAAGGAAAGTACAAGTTGGTACGCTATGAGGACTTGGTGGAAAACCCCATTCAGACCTTAGAGAATGTTTACCGCTTCGTCAATCTGTCCGCCAGTCATGACATCAAAGCTTTTGTCACCAATATGACTAGTGGCAATAGCTCTTGGGTCAGGCCGTTCCAGGTCTCATCCAGGAACGCCACTGTGGCTGTGAGTGCATGGAGAAACTTGCTGACCTTCCCACAGATCCGGCAGGTGGAGGAATATTGCCGCAAAGCCATGTCGATCCTTGGATACATCCACGTTCGCAATATGTGGGAGGTGAGAGATTTGAGCAGGAGTCTAATCACTTTTTCCAAGttgtaaaacatcattaaaaacaTTCATGATATTAAGCTTTACGATCTTGATGACTGTCCATTGTGTTATAATGGAATTGCATCTTGTTATTGTTGGTTCTTTTTGTTGTCTCACTGTATTAGTTTAGTTTGTGGGGACCAGACTGTCAATGAAGcatgttttataaaaaaaatcctgCTTTATTGGCTTGTTTATAATTTACTTTGTGCCGAGATACGAACACAATTATTGTAAGAGGACAATCAAGATCTGCCTTCTACTTCCTGTAAACAACACGAATAGAAATGCGCTGTAAAGTCCGAGATCTCTTGTGCAATTTGTACTGTACGCTAAACCCGTCCCGGGGCAGGGAATATTTTTAGAATGTTTTCTACAGATCTTCTCTTTCAGCTTTGGGGTTTCGAGATTTTTGAGATGTCCACATGGCACGAAATACAAACTGATCTCAGTTCTTGATGATGAGGAACTTATAAAGTGCCTTGTTTAATGATTATGAACATGTTAATTGGTTTAAAAATGTGTATATGTGAAAGATAATTTCTGTTTATGTTCTAAAACCTTCTAAAACCTTGAAATCTCTGCATTACAATGAAGGACAAACTTGTAATAAAAAGTGTTGGTTAGATTTTGTCAAATCATTTTTTCAGTTCATTTTTATCCACCAACTTTATCCTGATACCATGATTTCTGAGTCATAATCTGAGCTTTAAATGTAACCCAACtaggtacagtagacccttgactcaCGAACCGTTTActatatgaacattttgggttacgagcgattttttttcaacttaacatacgaacaaatttcggattacaaaccgaaattcgCACGTGAACGAAACATGTGCCGTCACGTACAAGTTGAATATGACCGTTTCtttgtctctttctctctctctctctctctctctctctctctctatctatatatatatatatctatatatctatatatatatatatatatatacagtatatactgtatatatacagtatatatactgtatatatatatatatatatatatatatatatacagtagacccttgacgtacgaatttaattggttctgaagggctgttcttaagtcaaaatgtttgttagttaaacctatttttcccataaaaaattatgtaaatagaattaatccgtgccagacctcccaaacccccacttacccctaacctctctaatgtcttaaatgctcttttttgttataaatgcaagtatattttcccttaaatcttaaattatagaatagacattactgtaataaacaacaatacacagtagtattgtacataaacacatcacatttcagtacagtacgtgtgctgtaccatacaccataatacatttcctttttatataaaatgtatctaccagaaacaacaataactctcatatttctctattatttccttctttatttcagtagtgttgtattttgtaggtgtaactgctcgaaagaaagaatactttactgagctgatttccttcttctctttcACTCGCTGTCCCCTCTGTAATTAGGAGTAATtacacaacaacaaatgtaatagattcattttctcaccactacgcttcctctgcaacttctttgaggccattttaatattgaattttacaaaatataaagaaaacaccggaaaaacatcGTTAACACAAGTTAGTGTTGCTAAAGGTGTAACGCAAATAACAAAATTACGACCATCAGTGTTGGATGAAGTGAAAAGGTTACTATCAGAGGCTATGATTTGTGAAAGGGCTAGGGCTATACATGCTAATCTTATAAAAGGTAGGGCCTCAACAAGTGATAGTGGGGAAACATTTCTTGCTAGTAAGGGGTGGTTTCATAATTAATAAAGcgcacgtactgtactgaaatgtgatgtgtgtgtttttatgtacagtactactgtgtattgttgtttattattgtttaatgcAGTAGGTTAgataagggggggtttgggaggtctggcacagattaattatatttacattatttcttatgggaaaattaggtttaactaatgaacattttgacttaagaacagcccttcagaaccaattaaattcaagtTAAGGCTTCAAGTTAATTGAAGCCAAGTTAAGGGTCTACTGTTACAAATATAATCCATCACCTTTATTTATGTTTCCTCTCAGTATCTAATTGTATATCTAAATGTAGTGCTAATCTTACAGGCTAGCACATGCCTCACACAACACCTACTGCTTCTTTACACCTCTTGTTCCAGCCTCTTAACCAGGCAGTAGGCATCACTGTTGCTGGGGTGACTCTTAATCCAAATTTCTCCTTCTCAGACATGCTCAGGGTCCATTCTGGGCTAGTGCATAGACCaatgcaccacctgggtgccgttCTGAGGTCATTTTAAACAGTGCTCATACCACgggtgctcaggtggagcagcagtaaaacaggctagcacaccagagctgacatctcgaacttgtgggttagaatctcagctctgctacctgaaaaattggcttgttgtttcaGGTAAGGAtgatcacaaagctgatccatatatgaactcgcctcatgcaggtgaaaggatgcagtcggctactgcgcacgtgtcggagggggtttGTGTTAGTCTGGGGTGGAAGTCAGCATCATTAGAGAGGAAGccaaatgcaatcgggtaactgAATACAACTAGAGTCGGAAGAAAAtttgtggaaaatgcaaaaaaaaacattaattttttgCAGTTCAGGTCTTTGACCAAATGTTGGGTTCTAAAAGCCCTTTCTCTGTCTGTAACctaaaaatctgtgtttttagTTCCCTGGTGCTGTATTTGGCGCAGGGCACTACATCCGACTGTAGTACTTTATGAAAGTGGGTGGAATTGATTTGCTCCTGAACAGACGCTCCAGTCTTAGAAGCTTGTGGGACTCACTGAAGTGTTTTAGGGAAACAGCAGTAAAGAATGGGAGGGGGGTATTCAGAAGCCCTCGTGGGATTAGGGGATGTAAAACGAACACAGAGGGACCACAAATGGAGACCTGATTGCTCTCAGACCAAAACCTTGGCAACTGCGCTGGCTTTTTGCCGTCTCCCGTCTTTTAATACACTCGCTCTTTCACCCTGGCATCCTATTATAAATCGGCAGAAGGGTACGGCCGCTGGTGCAGTGTGGTTTGGTTTAAAGGAACAGTAAAGCCTCTTACTGAATCTGTAAATTACATTATTGTAAAAGACAGAAACCACTGTGTTTTTGATTGActgtgtatacaccgatcagccataacattaaaaccacctccttgtttctacactcactgtccactttatcagctccacttaccatatagaagcactttgtagttctaccattactgactgtagtccatctgtttctctgcatgctttgttagcctcctttcatgctgttcttcaatggtcaggactctcccaggaccactacagagtaggtatggtggttgacatggtggtggtgtgttagtgtgtgttgtgctggtatgagtggatcagacacagcagcgctgatggagtttttaaacacctcactgtcactgctggactgagaattgtccaccaaccaaaaatatccagccaacagcgcctcgtgggcagcgtcctgtgaccactgatgaaggtctagaagatgaccgactcaaacagcagcaatagatgagcgatcgtctctgactttacatctacaaggtggaccaactaggtaggagt is a genomic window of Trichomycterus rosablanca isolate fTriRos1 chromosome 4, fTriRos1.hap1, whole genome shotgun sequence containing:
- the chst2a gene encoding carbohydrate sulfotransferase 2a, with the protein product MKKKSYLIKPSWERESSGRRSGTYLRNHTKIIGNPGLVIKVLSRKRTVVFFVYFILVALIMLNLANYTWPREPQQCTLQRGDSLNIHSRSNARYTVKPPQAKNKQLVYILTTWRSGSSFFGELFNQNPGVFFLYEPMWHIWRKLYPGDALSLQGAERDMLRALYKCDFSVFQLYNDQGENNMTTLQVFSAAFNKVICSYPLCSSYRKDMVGLVDDKVCKRCPPRSLEALEKECLKYDTIVIKGVRILDINALAPLIEDPSTNLKVIHLVRDPRAVASSRIRSKHGLIRENLQVVRSRNSKTRHLVMEPVHHQGGRKDAQDFHSITAMEVICQYNFQTLKMALSPPSWFKGKYKLVRYEDLVENPIQTLENVYRFVNLSASHDIKAFVTNMTSGNSSWVRPFQVSSRNATVAVSAWRNLLTFPQIRQVEEYCRKAMSILGYIHVRNMWEVRDLSRSLITFSKL